Proteins from a single region of Phycisphaeraceae bacterium D3-23:
- a CDS encoding exosortase/archaeosortase family protein, with protein sequence MPDTPLGNKDGWSAGRIGCALALGAAAVVSVRGAWLDIAHIAWLDEESSQIWLVVPIMLLLLGIRREKLRATMPRSSFYGTLLVIVGWVLSWYGYFNAIQSLWHLGAVVLLVGAVWTALGTRVMLKALPAVMVALFFVPVPGRIRSEIAMPMQQATAVAAEAILVIFGQNVERTGMMLSFNGKAVVRIDEACNGMRMVFALLLVCYGYAMATPLKGYVRFLVIGLSPVLAVACNIIRVVPTALVYAHADQGTGDMVHDLSGWAMVFLAYGFLMGVFAILEWAEVPVMRGGNHPEPVEQSEPIAMTTSTTKQPTSPVRPRLSDEGGAA encoded by the coding sequence ATGCCAGACACACCGCTGGGAAACAAGGACGGCTGGTCGGCCGGTCGGATCGGGTGCGCCCTCGCGCTCGGTGCGGCGGCGGTGGTTTCGGTGCGCGGGGCCTGGCTCGATATCGCGCACATCGCCTGGCTCGATGAAGAGTCGAGCCAGATCTGGCTGGTCGTGCCGATCATGCTATTGCTGCTGGGGATCCGCCGCGAGAAACTACGGGCGACGATGCCGCGTTCGAGCTTCTACGGCACGCTGCTGGTTATCGTCGGCTGGGTGCTGTCGTGGTACGGCTACTTCAACGCGATCCAGTCGCTATGGCACCTGGGCGCAGTCGTCCTGCTGGTCGGCGCGGTGTGGACCGCGCTGGGGACGCGGGTGATGCTCAAGGCGCTTCCGGCGGTCATGGTTGCGCTGTTCTTCGTGCCCGTGCCGGGGCGCATCCGCAGCGAGATCGCGATGCCGATGCAGCAGGCGACCGCCGTCGCGGCCGAGGCGATCCTCGTGATCTTCGGGCAGAACGTCGAACGCACGGGCATGATGCTGTCGTTCAACGGTAAGGCCGTGGTTCGAATCGACGAGGCGTGCAACGGCATGCGCATGGTCTTCGCGCTGCTGCTTGTGTGCTACGGCTACGCGATGGCGACGCCGCTCAAGGGCTACGTCCGCTTCCTCGTGATCGGGCTGAGCCCGGTGCTCGCGGTGGCGTGCAACATCATCCGCGTCGTGCCCACGGCCCTGGTCTACGCCCACGCCGACCAGGGCACGGGCGATATGGTCCACGACCTCAGCGGCTGGGCGATGGTGTTCCTTGCGTATGGGTTTTTAATGGGCGTGTTCGCGATACTGGAATGGGCCGAGGTGCCGGTGATGCGCGGCGGCAATCATCCCGAACCCGTTGAACAGTCTGAGCCGATCGCCATGACAACATCGACAACAAAGCAGCCGACGTCGCCCGTCCGGCCCCGCCTGTCCGACGAAGGGGGCGCGGCATGA
- a CDS encoding pseudouridine synthase → MTNSPHHPANDPPADAAPQPRLDVFLGRRLGLSRQRVRDLLAAGHVRVDGLTATLKQKGQPIGPGHDVTVDKLAGDGQTEPRPDPTLELEELASGEGASGGWVVVNKPAGVPVRPHRADETGTVINALAAKYPQLIGVGEGGLRSGVVHRLDTDTSGCLIVATQQDAWNTLRACFAEHRSTKRYTALVHGRLDPGTGQRETLYLRVARRKDAWVRVADEPFDDARRCTLTWKALRGNDDVTLIEVGLETGFLHQIRAMMAHLGHPVVGDAKYAPDMPTYGAARQMLHASALGIQEVGVTAECSLANDMLAVVGALGI, encoded by the coding sequence GTGACCAACTCCCCACATCATCCCGCAAACGACCCGCCCGCCGACGCCGCCCCCCAGCCCCGGCTGGACGTTTTTCTCGGACGCAGGCTCGGCCTCTCGCGCCAGCGCGTCCGCGACCTCCTCGCCGCAGGCCACGTCCGCGTCGATGGGCTGACCGCCACACTCAAACAAAAAGGACAGCCCATCGGCCCGGGCCACGACGTCACGGTCGACAAACTCGCCGGCGACGGCCAAACCGAACCCAGGCCCGACCCCACGCTTGAGCTCGAAGAACTCGCCTCGGGTGAAGGAGCCTCCGGGGGCTGGGTCGTCGTCAATAAGCCCGCCGGCGTCCCCGTCCGACCGCACCGGGCCGACGAGACCGGCACCGTCATCAACGCGCTGGCGGCAAAATACCCGCAGCTCATCGGCGTCGGCGAAGGGGGGCTCCGCAGCGGCGTCGTCCACCGGCTCGACACCGACACCTCGGGCTGCCTCATCGTCGCCACACAGCAGGACGCCTGGAACACCCTCCGCGCATGCTTCGCCGAGCACCGCAGCACCAAACGCTACACCGCGCTGGTCCACGGCCGACTCGACCCCGGCACCGGGCAACGCGAGACGCTTTACCTCCGCGTCGCCCGCCGCAAAGACGCCTGGGTCCGCGTCGCCGACGAGCCCTTCGACGACGCCCGCCGCTGCACCCTGACCTGGAAGGCGCTGCGCGGCAACGACGACGTCACGCTCATCGAAGTCGGCCTCGAAACCGGCTTCCTCCACCAGATCCGCGCGATGATGGCCCACCTCGGCCACCCCGTCGTCGGTGACGCGAAGTACGCGCCCGACATGCCGACCTACGGCGCGGCCCGGCAGATGCTGCACGCGTCGGCGTTGGGGATTCAAGAAGTGGGGGTGACTGCGGAGTGTTCGCTCGCGAATGATATGCTAGCCGTAGTCGGGGCACTGGGGATTTAG
- a CDS encoding FHA domain-containing protein: MLILIIAGGPDKGRIYELLEGKDIVLGREGDQVKLNDRKVSREHAKLWCEGGQWYIQDLGSRHGTHRNHKELEKGSTAKLKDGDYIQVGSTVMVMGRMPAEHAERLAMLGQQSAEVPGWRRPGLLVGGGVAAAVALIGLSGYGIYKMDLLSGHNDQRDSQYAQLQQALIDSQQQNAEATRKLQETLAARSRVEEALLDRLADVGGDLDDHADAVARATGELHDINRPLLAQMELLERRAQEQQVALERMGEMLAHEAETDNSEAVMALLTELQTEFADQPDGDELVRRLSVAISNNAEATGEAVRSALADFRAEDTPLAAAERTEALVARVLTALESVPSSEAIAQEVLAGIGNPYAAQEAMMREILAEYRGTREQIEQTVASAMNEDASQAQRLMVQVMAELDKQPDGEVLAAQLRDAMEQAAAGNADADANLAALMQQVLTEFENRPTAEQLAQELREAVGEDAQRTQQLMAQVLEELSSQPTAAQNAAQTTEMMQAILARIDEQNELAGEVAQLRAMIQERPEGSDALIEAAIARLDQQSRNSARNSSKRSPSSARPCPPMSRGSSTRSCPSSTSRCAASRSSPRSRVPWNASPRSATRTRSKRSARSRNAWPRCPQPSSSKACSTARKRSPPCSTAPTPAPRWANCGPRSIGWPRPSPTRIVIGWTRSLRCSKNANASGSCSPRCTT, translated from the coding sequence GTGCTGATCCTCATTATTGCCGGTGGCCCCGACAAGGGCCGGATCTACGAGCTGCTCGAAGGCAAGGACATCGTCCTGGGCCGTGAGGGCGACCAGGTCAAACTCAACGACCGCAAGGTCAGCCGTGAACACGCCAAGCTCTGGTGCGAGGGCGGGCAGTGGTACATCCAGGACCTGGGCTCGCGTCACGGCACGCACCGCAACCACAAAGAGCTCGAGAAGGGCTCGACCGCCAAGCTCAAGGACGGCGACTATATCCAGGTCGGCTCAACCGTCATGGTCATGGGCCGGATGCCCGCGGAGCACGCGGAGCGCCTGGCGATGCTGGGCCAGCAGAGCGCGGAGGTGCCGGGCTGGCGCAGGCCGGGCCTACTCGTGGGAGGCGGGGTCGCGGCGGCGGTCGCGCTGATCGGGCTCTCGGGCTACGGCATCTACAAGATGGACCTGCTCAGCGGTCACAACGACCAGCGCGACAGCCAGTACGCGCAGCTTCAGCAGGCGCTCATCGACTCGCAGCAGCAGAACGCCGAGGCGACCCGCAAGCTCCAGGAAACCCTCGCCGCGCGCAGCCGGGTGGAGGAGGCGCTGCTGGACCGCCTCGCGGATGTCGGCGGCGATCTGGATGACCACGCCGACGCCGTCGCGCGGGCCACCGGCGAGCTGCACGACATCAATCGGCCGCTGCTTGCGCAGATGGAGCTACTCGAACGCCGGGCCCAGGAACAGCAGGTCGCGCTGGAGCGCATGGGCGAGATGCTCGCGCACGAGGCCGAGACGGATAACAGCGAAGCCGTGATGGCGCTGCTGACCGAGCTTCAGACCGAGTTCGCCGACCAGCCCGATGGGGACGAGCTGGTGCGTCGATTGAGTGTAGCGATCTCGAACAACGCCGAGGCAACGGGCGAGGCGGTGCGTAGCGCGCTAGCCGATTTCCGCGCGGAGGATACACCGCTGGCCGCGGCCGAGCGGACCGAGGCGCTGGTGGCCCGCGTGCTCACCGCGCTTGAATCGGTGCCCAGCAGCGAGGCGATCGCGCAGGAAGTCTTGGCCGGGATCGGCAACCCCTACGCCGCGCAGGAGGCGATGATGCGTGAGATCCTCGCGGAGTACCGCGGGACGCGCGAGCAGATCGAGCAGACCGTCGCCAGCGCGATGAACGAGGACGCGAGCCAGGCCCAGCGGCTCATGGTGCAGGTGATGGCCGAGCTGGACAAGCAGCCCGACGGCGAGGTGCTCGCCGCGCAGCTCCGCGACGCGATGGAGCAGGCCGCCGCCGGCAACGCCGACGCGGACGCGAACCTCGCGGCGCTGATGCAGCAGGTCTTGACCGAGTTCGAGAACCGCCCCACCGCCGAGCAGCTTGCCCAAGAGCTCCGCGAAGCCGTCGGCGAAGACGCGCAGCGCACGCAGCAACTCATGGCCCAGGTGCTCGAAGAGCTCAGCAGCCAGCCCACCGCCGCGCAGAACGCGGCCCAGACCACCGAAATGATGCAGGCCATCCTCGCCCGCATCGACGAACAAAACGAGCTCGCCGGCGAAGTCGCGCAGCTGCGTGCCATGATCCAGGAACGGCCCGAAGGGTCCGACGCGCTCATCGAGGCCGCGATCGCCCGGCTCGACCAGCAGTCCCGCAACAGCGCGCGCAACTCCTCGAAGAGATCGCCCAGCTCCGCGCGTCCATGCCCGCCGATGTCTCGGGGCAGCTCGACCAGGTCCTGTCCAAGCTCGACGAGCAGGTGCGCGGCGAGCAGGTCGTCGCCGCGATCGAGGGTGCCGTGGAACGCATCGCCGCGCAGCGCGACCAGGACACGCTCGAAGCGATCAGCTCGATCCAGGAACGCATGGCCGCGCTGCCCTCAGCCGAGCAGCTCGAAGGCGTGCTCGACAGCCAGGAAGCGCTCGCCGCCCTGCTCGACAGCACCGACGCCCGCGCCGCGCTGGGCGAACTGCGGGCCGCGCTCGATCGGCTGGCCGAGGCCCAGCCCGACTCGGATAGTGATCGGCTGGACCAGATCCTTGCGATGCTCGAAGAACGCGAACGCGTCGGGCTCATGCTCGCCGAGATGCACGACCTGA